One stretch of Candidatus Melainabacteria bacterium RIFOXYA2_FULL_32_9 DNA includes these proteins:
- a CDS encoding nucleoside-diphosphate kinase has translation MERTFVAIKPDAVQRGLIGEIIKRFEKKGFKIIGMKMIHMSRELAEKHYAEHVGKPFYENLIQFITSGPILAMALQGIDVVTLVRNMMGSTNPQNAAPGTIRADYAQITERNIVHGSDSLESAKREIALFFHDSELATEWNRDAGKWITEPKFKV, from the coding sequence ATGGAGAGAACTTTCGTTGCTATTAAGCCCGATGCAGTTCAAAGAGGACTTATTGGTGAAATTATCAAAAGATTTGAAAAAAAAGGGTTTAAGATTATCGGCATGAAAATGATTCATATGAGCAGGGAATTAGCCGAAAAACATTATGCAGAGCACGTAGGTAAACCTTTTTATGAAAATTTAATCCAATTTATCACTAGTGGCCCTATTTTAGCAATGGCTCTTCAAGGAATAGACGTTGTTACCTTAGTAAGAAATATGATGGGTTCTACTAATCCTCAAAATGCAGCACCTGGAACTATTAGAGCTGATTATGCACAAATTACCGAAAGAAATATTGTCCACGGTTCAGACAGTCTTGAAAGTGCAAAAAGAGAAATCGCTTTATTCTTCCATGATTCAGAACTTGCAACAGAATGGAATCGTGATGCAGGTAAATGGATAACTGAACCTAAATTTAAAGTATAA